The Pedobacter mucosus genome window below encodes:
- a CDS encoding DUF962 domain-containing protein: MEEKKFKSLKEFYPYYLTEHKNTTSRILHFIGTGLVVLIFLTGFLFHNWHFFLAMPIVGYGFAWVGHYFFEKNKPATFKYPGYSFASDFILFYDLLTGKQPFSVKKA; encoded by the coding sequence ATGGAAGAAAAAAAATTCAAATCGCTGAAGGAATTTTATCCTTATTATTTAACAGAACATAAAAATACCACTTCCAGAATTCTGCACTTTATTGGGACAGGATTGGTCGTGTTAATTTTTCTTACTGGCTTCTTGTTTCACAATTGGCATTTTTTTCTAGCCATGCCAATTGTTGGTTATGGTTTCGCTTGGGTTGGCCATTATTTTTTCGAGAAAAATAAACCTGCAACTTTCAAATATCCTGGATATAGTTTTGCAAGTGATTTTATTTTGTTCTACGATTTATTAACTGGTAAGCAACCATTTAGCGTCAAAAAAGCTTAA
- a CDS encoding proline dehydrogenase family protein has product MDLSTNKQPNFDNTEVAFRQKTNAELKKAFWLFKMIGNNFLTKVGPAITNFFLNIGLPVQGAIKVTIFQQFCGGETISECDHTIDQLNKGRVGTILDYSVEGEDEESIFDDTCTEIISTILRADGDSKIPITVFKITGIGRFALLEKLDAKQNLSQDEKAEFEKVKLRCELICKTAFDKKVPVMIDAEETWIQNTIDELALEMMQKFNKERIIVYNTYQMYRKDKLADLKADHLIAKAAGFILGVKIVRGAYMEKERKRALENGYPSPIQPDKETTDKDYNAALRYCVDYVEEIAIVAGTHNEDSCRLLTYLLDEKKIIHNHTHVYFSQLLGMSDNLSFNLADADYNVAKYVPYGPIKSVMPYLFRRAQENTSVKGQTGRELGLIERELKRRAL; this is encoded by the coding sequence ATGGATTTATCCACAAATAAGCAACCTAATTTCGACAATACGGAAGTTGCCTTCCGTCAAAAAACCAATGCAGAATTAAAGAAAGCATTTTGGCTTTTTAAAATGATTGGAAATAATTTTTTAACAAAAGTTGGTCCGGCAATAACAAATTTCTTTTTAAATATTGGTTTACCCGTTCAAGGAGCCATTAAAGTAACCATATTTCAACAATTTTGTGGTGGAGAAACTATCTCCGAATGTGATCACACCATTGATCAATTAAATAAAGGAAGGGTTGGAACAATTTTAGATTATTCAGTTGAGGGTGAAGACGAAGAGTCGATTTTTGATGATACCTGTACAGAAATTATAAGCACGATTCTACGTGCTGATGGAGATTCTAAAATCCCAATTACGGTGTTTAAAATTACTGGTATTGGTCGCTTTGCTTTGCTGGAAAAGCTAGATGCAAAACAAAATTTATCTCAAGATGAAAAAGCTGAGTTTGAGAAAGTAAAACTGCGATGCGAACTGATTTGTAAAACAGCTTTTGATAAAAAAGTGCCCGTTATGATTGATGCCGAGGAAACTTGGATACAAAACACCATTGATGAACTGGCACTAGAAATGATGCAAAAATTTAATAAAGAACGCATTATCGTTTATAATACTTATCAAATGTATCGCAAGGATAAGCTGGCAGATTTAAAAGCTGATCACCTGATTGCAAAAGCCGCAGGTTTTATTTTAGGCGTAAAAATAGTACGTGGTGCTTATATGGAAAAGGAGCGAAAACGAGCTTTAGAAAATGGTTATCCTTCGCCGATTCAGCCTGATAAGGAAACAACAGATAAAGATTATAATGCTGCATTGCGTTATTGCGTCGATTATGTTGAAGAAATTGCCATTGTTGCTGGAACTCATAATGAAGATAGCTGCCGTTTGCTAACCTATCTTTTGGATGAAAAGAAAATTATTCACAACCACACACACGTGTATTTTTCACAGTTATTAGGCATGAGTGATAACTTAAGCTTCAACCTGGCCGATGCAGATTACAATGTGGCAAAGTATGTTCCATACGGACCAATAAAATCAGTTATGCCTTATTTATTTAGAAGAGCACAGGAAAATACTTCTGTTAAAGGTCAGACAGGTAGAGAATTAGGGCTGATTGAAAGAGAACTGAAAAGAAGAGCATTATAA
- a CDS encoding RNA-binding S4 domain-containing protein, which yields MIQFKLEGEFIPLIQLLKATGLVGSGGDAQTVVEDGLVKCNGEVDFRKRLKVRVGDIITYNNNKIEVI from the coding sequence ATGATACAATTCAAACTAGAAGGCGAATTTATTCCGCTAATACAATTACTAAAAGCAACAGGATTAGTGGGTAGCGGTGGCGATGCACAAACTGTTGTAGAAGATGGTTTAGTTAAATGTAACGGCGAAGTAGATTTCCGCAAGCGTTTAAAAGTACGTGTTGGCGATATAATTACTTACAACAACAATAAAATTGAAGTAATATAA